The region GTCCTTTTTTCTTCAGGACTAGAAAAAAAAATGTGGGCATTGTAATCTGGTTTCTGGGCAAGGTGGTTTTGCAAAGTCGTACTTGTGCATATTTACTAGCCGAGCATTTAAAAAACAATTCATGTTGTTTGAATATATTTGTGCTGCTCTCAGACCTGCACTGATCCCTTCACGTGCTTTCACTATATAAAGCATGGGATCAGTACATTCATAGCCATAGACCCAGTGAAAAATCGTAGCCGTGCAAATGGCAACCAACAAGTCTATACCTCCTCTGGTACAGGACGACGTGCACAAGCCCCGGCCTTACCCGGCAAGCCAATGGGGCGATTTCTTCCTCAACTACAAGCCATGTACGCCACAACAGGTAAGAGTTCCATCCCACATATGTATTTCTTCAAGGCACTCCGCAATAAGCTATGTCCTTTTCATCTCATCAATCAATGTGTCTCTGCAGTATCAGTCCATGGAGGGCACGGCTGAAATTAAAAACGAAGAGGTGAGGCAAATCATAATAGACACTGCTAGATGCTCTGACCTACCTCAGAAGCTGGAGCTTATCCACACGTTGCAGCGTATTGGGATTGACTATCACTATGGAAAAGAGATTGATGAACTGTTGTGTGATATATACGATGGGAATATTGAACTTTTGGACCTTCGTACAGCTTCCCTGCAGTTTTACTTGCTCAGGGAACATGGTTACCGTGTATCTTCTGGTACGTACACTTTTACGGGTAAATGTTGTTGTACCTAAAATTATACTTCCAGATATGATTTACGTTATTACAAATTTTAACTCGTGCAAtggatttttttttttgcaaaaatcaatTGTTTATTTAGTTGCCTGAATATATCTGGATGTAAATATATTTGCAGATGTGTTTTCCAAGTTTATAGACAAGAATGGAAATATTGAAAGCACTGACGCTACATCCTTGTTGGGCCTCTACAATGCTGCGTATCTCAGAACCCATGGAGAAAAAATACTTGACGTTGCCATTATTTCCACAAAGAAGATCCTAAAATCTATTGTTAACCATTTGGACCCGACAATTGCAGAAGAAGTTAGACACAGCCTGGAAACTCCACTTTTCAGGGGGACTCACAGAGTTGAAACGAAGCGCTACATCTCGGCCTATGAGAAAAATTCTACAAGAAATGAGACCATAATTGAGTTTGCAAAGCTAGACTACAACCTAGTGCAAGGTCTGTACTGTGATGAGCTGAAAGATCTTACCGTGTAAGGATCTCCAGTACTTATAATTAACACTTAGATATTATGAATTAACTATTATTAGTTTGGAGGCATAATAACATGTTCTTTTACAGATGGTGGAACGGATTTGACATCGAAACTCATATAACTTGGGCGCGCAATCGAATGGTTGAGATTCACTTTTGGATGATGGGAGTTCTCTTTGAGCCTCATTATTCATACCCAAGAATCGTGCTAACAAAACTGTTTACACTTGTCTCAGTTTTTGACGATTTCTATGACAATTATAGCACCACAGAAGAAAGCAACATGTTCACTAAAGCAATAAAcaggttgacttttgccccgataCTTACTGATTTTAATCACATGATATGTAAGCATATATGTATTGTAATTGGCTTGAAAACAATAGGtgggatgagcatgcagttgagcaAGCCCCAGCATACATGAGGTCTTTCTACAAGGGTACAATTGCTTCCATAAATCAGATTGAAGAGGAACTGAAACTTCAGAAAAACAAACATGCTGAATTGGTGAAAAAACTGGTAATTACATATCATATCTCTGGTGTAGTTAATTAAAGTGTTATGCTAGACAAAATTAGTAAATACCTTCCACAATTACAATCTAGctatcaacaaaaaatctcatcagAAGAAGTATGTTTCCAGCAAGCACAAAACGGTTAGTCATGTTGGTGGTTATTGATGGGGAAATAATACGTCACCTCCACTTAGGGTGCAT is a window of Triticum dicoccoides isolate Atlit2015 ecotype Zavitan chromosome 2B, WEW_v2.0, whole genome shotgun sequence DNA encoding:
- the LOC119366677 gene encoding (E)-beta-caryophyllene synthase-like, which produces MATNKSIPPLVQDDVHKPRPYPASQWGDFFLNYKPCTPQQYQSMEGTAEIKNEEVRQIIIDTARCSDLPQKLELIHTLQRIGIDYHYGKEIDELLCDIYDGNIELLDLRTASLQFYLLREHGYRVSSDVFSKFIDKNGNIESTDATSLLGLYNAAYLRTHGEKILDVAIISTKKILKSIVNHLDPTIAEEVRHSLETPLFRGTHRVETKRYISAYEKNSTRNETIIEFAKLDYNLVQGLYCDELKDLTVWWNGFDIETHITWARNRMVEIHFWMMGVLFEPHYSYPRIVLTKLFTLVSVFDDFYDNYSTTEESNMFTKAINRWDEHAVEQAPAYMRSFYKGTIASINQIEEELKLQKNKHAELVKKLFIDAANCYHAEVKWRDQKYVPANLEEHLKISAPSTICMQIPNIAFILMGDVTSSETIQWAWAYPPIIKAVCIIARVMNDIVSHEREQASQHMVSTVQTCMNENGCTVEEANEKLKEVVEQAWMDICEGCIQPTVHPLVVLSRVANLARVTDFLYKHDDGYTLGYSVKGTLDSVYVHPMDV